A genomic window from Streptomyces sp. NBC_00234 includes:
- a CDS encoding SWIM zinc finger family protein: MNDRYETDDDYEEQGLPAGQEPERTFSALPPAKGRGFATSWWGQAWLKALEDTALDGEQLKKGRRLARDGRVGAVSVRPGRITAVVQDRDSAAYRGDVLLQQLSEEEWDRFLDMAVDRAGHIAALLDREMPPHLVEDAAAAGVDLLPGIGDLEPECTCEAWDHCPHTGALCYQVARLLDQDPFVLLLLRGRDERRLLDELQARSAARAVRQAPAADEQDRPGPGARTGVEAREAFAARDILPPLPAVPVLPPEPGQAPSLDTESGPAPGIDPAALEFLVTDSAVRAYRMLAEALTEGHEQQPVPRELTVAEDAVRLAADTRPEPWIAARIAAGAGRQRADLDAAVRAWQYGGPAALTVLDEEWDPDAESLARARTQLAEAWEEGERPRLRAGRSRWTVAGADVQLRYGRDGRWWPYRKERGRWMPVGPADNDPSGALAGALPEA; the protein is encoded by the coding sequence ATGAACGACCGATACGAGACGGACGACGACTACGAGGAGCAGGGCCTCCCGGCGGGACAGGAGCCGGAGCGCACCTTTTCCGCCCTGCCGCCCGCCAAGGGCCGCGGCTTCGCGACGTCCTGGTGGGGCCAGGCGTGGCTGAAGGCGCTCGAGGACACGGCGCTCGACGGCGAGCAGCTCAAGAAGGGACGCCGGCTGGCCCGCGACGGCAGGGTCGGCGCGGTCTCGGTACGGCCCGGCCGGATCACCGCGGTCGTCCAGGACCGGGACTCGGCCGCGTACCGCGGTGATGTGCTGCTCCAGCAGCTGAGCGAGGAGGAGTGGGACCGCTTCCTGGACATGGCGGTCGACCGTGCCGGGCACATCGCAGCGCTGCTCGACCGGGAGATGCCGCCGCATCTGGTGGAGGACGCGGCAGCTGCCGGGGTGGATCTGCTGCCGGGGATCGGGGACCTGGAGCCGGAGTGCACCTGCGAGGCGTGGGACCACTGCCCGCACACGGGCGCGCTCTGCTACCAGGTGGCGCGGCTGCTGGACCAGGACCCGTTCGTCCTGCTCCTGCTGCGTGGGCGCGACGAACGCCGGCTGCTCGACGAGCTCCAGGCCCGCAGCGCCGCCCGGGCCGTTCGGCAGGCCCCCGCGGCCGACGAGCAGGATAGGCCCGGTCCGGGTGCGCGAACCGGTGTCGAGGCACGGGAGGCGTTCGCGGCGCGGGACATCCTGCCGCCGCTGCCCGCCGTTCCCGTACTGCCCCCGGAGCCGGGGCAGGCACCGTCACTGGACACGGAGTCCGGCCCGGCACCGGGCATCGACCCGGCGGCGCTCGAGTTCCTGGTGACCGACAGCGCCGTACGTGCCTACCGGATGCTGGCGGAGGCACTGACCGAAGGCCATGAACAGCAGCCCGTTCCACGGGAGTTGACGGTCGCCGAGGACGCGGTGCGACTGGCTGCCGATACCCGGCCCGAGCCGTGGATCGCGGCCCGGATCGCCGCGGGAGCCGGGCGGCAGCGGGCCGATCTCGACGCGGCCGTGCGCGCGTGGCAGTACGGCGGGCCCGCAGCGCTGACCGTCCTCGACGAGGAGTGGGATCCGGACGCGGAGTCCCTGGCACGGGCCCGCACCCAGCTCGCCGAGGCGTGGGAGGAGGGCGAGAGGCCACGTCTGCGGGCCGGCCGCAGCCGCTGGACTGTCGCGGGTGCGGATGTCCAGCTCAGGTACGGGCGGGACGGGCGCTGGTGGCCGTACCGCAAGGAGCGGGGGCGCTGGATGCCGGTGGGCCCGGCGGACAACGATCCGTCGGGTGCGCTGGCGGGTGCACTGCCCGAGGCGTAG
- the nadE gene encoding ammonia-dependent NAD(+) synthetase — MSEPASIALQQEIARDLEVAETFEAEREIERRVAFLAERLTSTGLRSLVLGISGGVDSTTTGRLCQLAVERARAAGHEARFYAMRLPYGVQADEHDAQLALTFIRADHVLTVDIKPASDAALEASLSAGVSFSDAHHQDFVHGNIKARQRMIAQYAVAGAHGGLVVGTDHAAEAVSGFFTKFGDGAADLVPLTGLTKRRVRAVADALGAPAELVWKAPTADLESLDPGKTDEDALGVTYDDIDDFLEGKPVDERVFETIVGRYRLTDHKRRLPIAP, encoded by the coding sequence CGCCGAGACCTTCGAGGCCGAGCGGGAGATCGAACGCCGGGTGGCCTTCCTCGCCGAGCGGCTGACCTCCACCGGTCTGCGCTCCCTGGTGCTCGGCATCAGTGGTGGTGTCGACTCCACCACCACCGGCCGCCTCTGCCAGCTCGCCGTCGAGCGGGCCCGGGCCGCGGGACACGAGGCGCGGTTCTATGCGATGCGGCTGCCCTACGGAGTCCAGGCCGACGAGCACGACGCCCAGCTGGCGCTCACCTTCATCCGGGCGGACCACGTGCTGACCGTGGACATCAAGCCCGCGAGCGACGCCGCGCTCGAAGCCTCGCTGTCCGCCGGGGTGAGCTTCAGCGACGCCCACCACCAGGACTTCGTGCACGGCAACATCAAGGCCAGGCAGCGCATGATCGCCCAGTACGCGGTGGCCGGCGCGCACGGCGGCCTGGTCGTCGGCACCGACCACGCGGCCGAGGCGGTCTCCGGCTTCTTCACCAAATTCGGTGACGGTGCGGCCGACCTGGTCCCGCTGACCGGCCTGACCAAGCGCCGGGTGCGCGCCGTCGCGGACGCCCTGGGTGCCCCCGCCGAGCTGGTGTGGAAGGCCCCGACGGCCGACCTGGAGTCGCTCGACCCGGGCAAGACCGACGAGGACGCCCTCGGGGTCACCTACGACGACATCGACGACTTCCTGGAAGGCAAGCCGGTCGACGAGCGGGTCTTCGAGACGATCGTCGGCCGCTACCGCCTCACCGACCACAAGCGCCGTCTGCCCATCGCCCCGTAG